The following coding sequences are from one Sardina pilchardus chromosome 16, fSarPil1.1, whole genome shotgun sequence window:
- the LOC134059614 gene encoding uncharacterized protein K02A2.6-like, producing the protein MVVVEGEGPNLLGRSWLQELAMAEQLINRVESAPPLQLEKMLERHSEVFKEGLGQLKGVTAKINVDREAQPRFCKPRPVPYAVKPLVEREIQRLQDNKIIEPVQFAEWAAPIVPVRKPDGSIRICGDYKLTVNRASRVDQYPIPRVEDLFAQLNGGQHFTKLDMSHAYQQVVLEEESRKYVTINTHKGLFEYTRLPFGVASSPAIFQRTMEGILGGIPKVAIYLDDILITGENEQKHLENLEEVLCRLEKSGLRLRRSKCEFMGREVAFLCHKINASGLHPLTEKVDAIAQAPEPKNVSELKAYLGNTNYYHRFLPKLSTLLAPLHALLKKEEKWSWGSKQQEAFTESKVLLQSCSVLVHYDSNKPLILACDASPYGVGAVLSHQMPDGLDRPIGFVSRTLNAAEKNYSQLDKEGLAVVFGVKKFHKYLYGRNFTIVTDHKPLISLFSEMRAIPQMTSPRIQRWAVTLGAYEYTIIYKVGRDHTNADALSRLPLEMKENETPGEEERVLLLEDSETPLIKAQQIKKWTDKDPLLARVREFILRGWPKKVEDPAFTPYTRRQEELRTQEGCVLWGGRVVVPPPGRNALLRQLHQTHPGITRMKGLARSYMWWPNMDAEALVKECVTCQENRNSPPVAPLHPWEVPDKPWRRIHIDYAGPWKGKMFLILVDAYSKWIEAHAVTARRQKHQRN; encoded by the exons ATGGTAGTAGTTGAGGGTGAAGGACCAAACCTGCTAGGGCGAAGCTGGCTACAGGAGCTGGCCATGGCAGAGCAGCTGATAAACAGAGTGGAATCAGCACCGCCATTACAGCTAGAAAAGATGCTTGAAAGACACTCAGAAGTGTTTAAAGAAGGGTTAGGACAACTGAAAGGCGTCACAGCGAAGATCAATGTGGATAGGGAAGCACAGCCAAGATTCTGTAAACCACGACCGGTGCCATACGCTGTCAAGCCattagtagagagagagatacagaggctGCAGGACAACAAGATCATAGAACCAGTGCAGTTTGCAGAGTGGGCGGCGCCGATTGTCCCAGTCAGAAAACCAGATGGGTCAATTAGAATTTGTGGGGATTATAAACTCACTGTTAACCGCGCATCGCGGGTAGACCAGTATCCAATCCCTAGGGTTGAGGACCTGTTTGCACAGTTAAATGGGGGGCAACACTTCACAAAATTAGACATGAGTCATGCCTATCAACAGGTCGTTCTGGAGGAAGAATCCAGGAAGTATGTAACCATTAACACACATAAGGGCCTGTTCGAATATACCCGTCTACCTTTCGGAGTAGCCTCCAGTCCAGCAATTTTTCAGAGAACCATGGAGGGCATCTTAGGTGGCATTCCAAAGGTGGCCATTTATTTGGACGACATCTTAATTacaggtgaaaatgaacaaAAGCATCTGGAAAACCTGGAAGAAGTTCTCTGCAGATTGGAGAAGAGCGGACTAAGATTGAGAAGAAGCAAGTGTGAGTTCATGGGTAGAGAAGTGGCATTCCTATGCCACAAAATAAACGCCAGTGGGTTGCATCCTCTGACAGAAAAAGTAGATGCTATAGCCCAAGCCCCTGAACCAAAAAATGTCAGTGAATTGAAAGCTTACCTAGG caacactaatTACTACCACAGATTCCTCCCGAAACTATCCACACTACTGGCTCCGCTACATGCCCTTttaaaaaaggaggaaaaatgGTCATGGGGTTCAAAACAGCAGGAGGCATTCACAGAATCAAAAGTGCTTCTTCAATCCTGTAGTGTGTTAGTTCACTATGATTCAAACAAACCCCTCATCTTGGCGTGTGATGCCTCGCCCTATGGGGTGGGGGCAGTACTTTCCCATCAAATGCCAGATGGCTTGGACAGACCAATAGGGTTTGTTTCAAGGACTCTCAATGCCGCTGAGAAAAATTACTCACAGCTAGACAAGGAGGGACTGGCCGTAGTCTTTGGAGTGAAGAAATTCCACAAGTATTTGTATGGGAGAAACTTCACCATCGTAACCGATCATAAGCCACTAATTTCGCTATTCAGCGAAATGAGAGCCATACCCCAGATGACATCTCCTCGGATCCAGAGGTGGGCAGTCACATTAGGAGCTTATGAGTACACCATTATCTACAAGGTAGGCAGAGACCACACAAATGCAGACGCTCTGAGTAGACTGCCACTGGAGatgaaagaaaatgaaacacctggagaggaggagagagtattGTTGTTGGAAGACAGTGAAACACCTCTGATTAAGGCGCAGCAGATAAAGAAATGGACTGACAAAGATCCGCTGCTGGCAAGAGTAAGGGAATTCATTCTAAGAGGTTGGCCAAAGAAGGTGGAAGATCCGGCATTCACACCATACACCCGGCGTCAAGAGGAGCTCAGAACCCAGGaaggttgtgtgttgtggggagGGCGAGTAGTGGTTCCTCCACCGGGGCGCAATGCTCTGCTGAGGCAGCTCCACCAGACCCACCCAGGCATTACACGGATGAAAGGTTTGGCACGTAGCTACATGTGGTGGCCAAATATGGATGCAGAGGCGCTGGTGAAGGAGTGTGTGACATGCCAGGAAAATAGAAACAGTCCTCCAGTGGCCCCATTACATCCGTGGGAAGTTCCAGACAAGCCATGGAGAAGAATCCACATTGATTATGCTGGTCCATGGAAAGGAAAAATGTTCCTGATTCTGGTGGACGCGTACTCAAAGTGGATTGAAGCACATGCG GTGACGGCACGACGGCAGAAGCATCAGAGGAACTGA
- the LOC134060046 gene encoding C-type mannose receptor 2-like, giving the protein MRIAYNVSTQTTSSRLRTRVCQSDHYTFASTTTQQASSTPAMPSLPIRPTPLSNSLTTLPVTPQQGVCSLSSSVPRQFHVVKEHRNWTEAQQYCREKFTDLATIDDMTEMEKVNSLIREAAAGNAWIGLKKGSSSKWQWSLADRDFYRENEIELFWDDQGGQPDQGGKDNCVFVKGANGKWHDSGCNLSKDFICYDGGNSKTYVLVTDIKNWTDAQRYCREQHTDLVSVRNQTENDQIEDVSGDRDAWIGLFRDAWKWSDGSSSSFRYWKSGEPNNPDESCAQIMSSGQWNDAGCNHPGHFICYEDKLVLVRENKTWREALQYCREHYVDLVSVSSERVQRWVSERAKGASTAHVWVGLLHSYGVGWYWVCGQTVCYSNWTQGHEQVESFHQGVGAVESGGGQWVSNLTKTDQLNFICTTEDGCD; this is encoded by the exons atgcgaatagcctacaatgtcagtactcaaaccaccagtagcaggcttaggactag agtttgccagtcagaccactacacctttgccagcaccaccacccagcaagcttcatcaactccagccatgccg agtttaccaatcagacctacacctctgtcaaattcgctcacaacgctgccagtaacaccccagcaag gtgtgtgcagtctctcctcctctgtgccacGTCAGTTCCATGTGGTGAAGGAACACAGGAACTGGACAGAAGCTCAGCAGTACTGCAGAGAGAAGTTCACTGACCTCGCCACCATAGACGacatgacagagatggagaaggtgaaCAGTCTGATCCGTGAAGCAGCTGCTGGAAATGCTTGGATTGGACTGAAGAAGGGAAGCAGTTCTAAGTGGCAGTGGTCTCTGGCTGACAGGGATTTCTATAGAGAGAATGAAATAGAGTTGTTCTGGGATGATCAAGGTGGTCAACCAGATCAAGGTGGTAAAGACAACTGTGTCTTTGTCAAGGGAGCAAATGGGAAATGGCATGACTCTGGGTGTAACCTTAGTAAGGACTTCATCTGCTATGATG GGGGAAACTCCAAAACCTATGTGCTGGTTACTGATATAAAGAACTGGACAGATGCTCAGAGATACTGCAGAGAACAACATACAGACCTGGTCAGTGTGAGGAATCAGACAGAGAACGACCAGATAGAGGATGTTAGTGGAGATAGAGATGCCTGGATCGGCCTGTTCAGAGATGCCTGGAAGTGGTCAGATGGCAGCAGCTCCTCATTCCGTTACTGGAAGTCTGGAGAACCCAATAATCCAGATGAGTCATGCGCTCAAATTATGTCCAGTGGTCAGTGGAACGATGCAGGCTGTAATCATCCTGGTCACTTCATCTGCTATGAAG ACAAGCTGGTTCTGGTCCGTGAGAATAAGACCTGGAGAGAGGCGCTGCAGTACTGCCGAGAGCACTATGTGGACCTGGTGTCTGTGTCGTCTGAGCGGGTCCAGCGCTGGGTGAGTGAGCGGGCTAAAGGAGCCTCCACTGCTCACGTGTGGGTGGGCCTGCTCCACTCCTACGGTGTGGGCTGGTACTGGGTCTGTGGACAGACCGTCTGCTACAGCAACTGGACCCAAGGGCACGAGCAAGTGGAGTCCTTCCATCAAGGAGTCGGGGCAGTGGAGTCTGGAGGGGGGCAGTGGGTCAGCAACCTGACTAAGACCGACCAACTCAACTTCATCTGCACCACTGAGG ATGGTTGTGACTGA
- the LOC134060057 gene encoding secretory phospholipase A2 receptor-like: MAYLGFFLLLSLGLCSLSSSVPQFHVVKKEKTWTEARQYCRENFTDLATIDDKTEMEKVNSTIHEAGAGNAWIGLKKGSIACTWQWSLADRAFYKENETEFRNWGNEQPDNGVQDNCVFMGANGKWHDSLCDHLNHFICYDGGNSTQPYVLVNVEKNWADAQRYCRENHTDLASVRNQAENDQIKKVKGETGAIVWIGLFRDAWEWSDGSSSSFRYWNTGEPNNGDGKESCVKTLIATGAQWNDAGCDDRSHFICYEDNLVLVRENKTWREALQYCREHHVDLVSVTSERVQRWVSERAKGASTAHVWVGLLHSYGVGWYWVCGQTVCYSNWIPGQEQVESFHQGVGAVESGGGQWVSNLTKTYQLNFICTTEDGCD; the protein is encoded by the exons ATGGCTTACTTGGGattcttcctcctgctctccctag gtctgtgcagtctctcctcctcagtgccACAGTTCCATGTggtgaagaaagagaagacCTGGACAGAAGCTCGGCAGTACTGCAGAGAGAATTTCACTGACCTCGCCACCATAGACGacaagacagagatggagaaggtgaaCAGCACGATCCATGAAGCAGGTGCTGGAAATGCTTGGATTGGACTGAAGAAGGGAAGCATTGCCTGCACTTGGCAGTGGTCTCTGGCTGACAGGGCTTTCTACAAAGAGAATGAAACAGAGTTCAGGAACTGGGGTAATGAACAACCAGATAACGGTGTGCAAGACAACTGTGTCTTCATGGGAGCAAATGGGAAATGGCATGACTCCCTTTGTGATCATCTAAATCACTTCATCTGCTATGATG GAGGAAACTCCACACAGCCCTATGTGCTGGTTAATGTGGAGAAGAACTGGGCAGATGCTCAGAGATACTGCAGAGAGAATCATACAGACCTGGCCAGTGTGAGGAATCAGGCAGAGAACGACCAAATAAAAAAAGTTAAAGGAGAGACAGGAGCAATTGTCTGGATCGGCCTGTTCAGAGATGCCTGGGAGTGGTCAGATGGCAGCAGCTCCTCATTCCGCTACTGGAACACTGGAGAACCCAATAATGGCGATGGGAAGGAGTCCTGTGTTAAAACTCTTATTGCTACCGGTGCTCAGTGGAACGATGCAGGCTGTGACGATCGTAGTCACTTCATCTGCTATGAAG ACAACCTGGTTCTGGTCCGTGAGAATAAGACCTGGAGAGAGGCGCTGCAGTACTGCCGAGAGCACCATGTGGACCTGGTGTCTGTGACGTCCGAGCGGGTCCAGCGCTGGGTGAGTGAGCGGGCTAAAGGAGCCTCCACTGCTCACGTGTGGGTGGGTCTGCTCCACTCCTACGGTGTGGGCTGGTACTGGGTCTGTGGACAGACCGTCTGCTACAGCAACTGGATCCCAGGACAAGAGCAAGTGGAGTCCTTCCATCAAGGAGTCGGGGCAGTGGAGTCTGGAGGAGGGCAGTGGGTCAGCAACCTGACTAAGACTTACCAACTCAACTTCATCTGCACCACTGAGG ATGGTTGTGACTGA
- the LOC134059615 gene encoding macrophage mannose receptor 1-like, with the protein MAYLGFFHLLSLVPQFHVVKENKNWTEAQQHCREKFTDLATIDDMTEMEKVNSTIREADAGNAWIGLKKGSSPKWQWSLADRDFYRENETEFRNWDVQQPDNGVQENCVFIGENGKWHDSHCNHLNHFICYDGGNSTQPYVLVKEKKNWADAQRHCRENHIDLASVRNQAENDQINKVKGETGAIVWIGLFRDAWEWSDGSSSSFRYWDTGEPNNGDKDEFCVKTRNASGAQWNDAGCDDRSHFICYEDHAPQDQLLNDLAELDEENKKLNNGIKDPKEVKRQIVRVEVTSQVNINDPAVLQAFLQQIQQRLRDSGMPAGAKLTWMRQPDGKIFKEKKEKKVEGKKRMKRTEF; encoded by the exons ATGGCTTACTTGGGATTCTTCCACCTGCTCTCCCTAG tgccACAGTTCCATGTGGTGAAGGAAAATAAGAACTGGACAGAAGCTCAGCAGCACTGCAGAGAGAAGTTCACTGACCTCGCTACCATAGACGacatgacagagatggagaaggtgaaCAGCACAATCCGTGAAGCAGATGCTGGAAATGCGTGGATTGGACTGAAGAAGGGAAGCAGTCCTAAGTGGCAGTGGTCTCTGGCTGACAGGGATTTCtacagagagaatgaaacagagTTCAGGAACTGGGATGTTCAACAACCAGATAATGGTGTGcaagaaaactgtgtcttcatAGGAGAAAATGGGAAATGGCATGACTCCCATTGTAATCATCTAAATCACTTCATCTGCTATGATG GAGGAAACTCCACACAGCCCTATGTGCTGGTTAAGGAGAAGAAGAACTGGGCAGATGCTCAGAGACACTGCAGAGAGAATCACATAGATCTGGCCAGTGTGAGGAATCAGGCAGAGAACGACCAAATAAACAAAGTTAAAGGAGAGACAGGAGCAATTGTCTGGATCGGCCTGTTCAGAGATGCCTGGGAGTGGTCAGATGGCAGCAGCTCCTCATTCCGCTACTGGGACACTGGAGAACCCAATAATGGCGATAAGGACGAGTTCTGTGTTAAAACTCGTAATGCTTCCGGTGCTCAGTGGAACGATGCAGGCTGTGACGATCGTAGTCACTTCATCTGCTATGAAG ACCATGCGCCACAGGATCAGCTGCTGAATGACCTGGCTGAACTGGATGAAGAAAATAAGAAACTGAATAATGGCATAAAAG ATCCCAAAGAGGTGAAGAGGCAGATTGTGAGAGTGGAGGTAACTTCTCAGGTGAACATCAATGACCCTGCCGTGCTGCAGGCCTTCCTACAGCAG ATTCAGCAGAGACTGAGGGACAGTGGAATGCCAGCAGGTGCCAAACTGACCTGGATGAGGCAACCGGATGGAAAGATCTtcaaagagaagaaggagaagaaagtagaggggaagaagaggatgaagagaactGAGTTCTAA